From Kiritimatiellia bacterium, a single genomic window includes:
- a CDS encoding DCC1-like thiol-disulfide oxidoreductase family protein, whose amino-acid sequence MTAAAKYGKNPLDCIVLYDGACGFCNRAVRFVLAHERQPWCRFAALQSPAGRELVRAAGRDPDRLDTLYLWTGKTLLERSDAALAIAYHLRAPWRWLTVFRHLPRRWRDALYDAFARRRYRWFGQQTTCLLPAGANPARFLTQPVDPSPQVDPAAPHGAR is encoded by the coding sequence ATGACGGCCGCCGCGAAATACGGCAAAAACCCCTTGGATTGCATTGTATTATATGACGGCGCCTGTGGATTCTGCAACAGGGCGGTTCGGTTTGTGCTCGCCCACGAACGACAGCCCTGGTGCCGTTTTGCCGCGCTGCAATCGCCCGCCGGCCGCGAACTCGTCCGCGCCGCCGGCCGGGACCCAGACCGGCTGGACACCCTCTACCTCTGGACTGGGAAAACCCTCCTCGAACGCAGCGACGCCGCCTTGGCGATCGCCTACCACCTGCGCGCCCCGTGGCGCTGGCTGACCGTCTTCCGGCACCTTCCCCGCCGCTGGCGGGACGCCCTCTACGATGCATTCGCGCGCCGGCGATACCGCTGGTTCGGGCAACAGACCACCTGCCTGCTCCCCGCCGGCGCGAATCCAGCTCGCTTTCTCACCCAGCCCGTGGACCCGTCACCGCAGGTAGACCCAGCCGCTCCGCACGGCGCCCGCTGA
- a CDS encoding MBL fold metallo-hydrolase: MSLQLSILASGSSGNCTFVASGRTAILIDAGLSARAIEQRLAAIGKSLDEIRAVCVSHEHGDHTQGLRVLYQRTGIPLYANSGTIEALERQPEFEGLKWHVFTTGCAFEIGDLTIEPFAVPHDAYEPVGFVVSNGASRVGIVTDMGMSTSLIRERLRRCAALVVESNHDEELLLEADRPWHLKQRIRGRQGHLSNRGAAALLAEVAGPDLRYVFLAHLSEDCNRPELACRTARETLLQLGHGHVCVQAAYPDRPTELCIV; encoded by the coding sequence GTGAGTCTCCAACTGAGCATCCTCGCGAGCGGCAGCAGCGGAAACTGCACGTTCGTCGCGTCGGGGCGGACCGCCATTCTGATCGATGCGGGCCTGAGCGCGCGCGCCATCGAGCAGCGCCTGGCAGCAATCGGAAAATCGCTGGATGAAATCCGCGCCGTGTGCGTTAGCCATGAGCACGGCGACCACACGCAAGGGCTGCGGGTGCTCTACCAGCGCACGGGCATTCCGCTCTACGCCAACAGCGGGACCATCGAGGCGCTTGAACGCCAGCCCGAGTTTGAGGGTTTGAAATGGCATGTTTTTACGACGGGGTGCGCGTTCGAGATCGGCGACCTGACGATCGAGCCGTTCGCGGTTCCGCACGATGCATATGAGCCGGTGGGGTTTGTGGTGTCGAATGGCGCGTCTCGCGTCGGGATCGTGACCGACATGGGGATGAGCACGTCGCTGATCCGCGAACGGCTGCGCCGATGTGCGGCCCTGGTGGTGGAGTCGAACCATGACGAGGAGCTGCTGCTGGAGGCGGATCGCCCGTGGCATTTGAAGCAGCGAATCCGAGGTCGGCAGGGGCACCTCTCGAACCGCGGGGCCGCCGCCTTGCTCGCCGAAGTGGCAGGTCCGGACCTGCGATATGTGTTTCTGGCGCATTTGAGCGAGGACTGTAACAGGCCCGAGCTCGCCTGCCGGACAGCGCGGGAAACGTTGCTGCAACTCGGGCACGGCCATGTGTGCGTGCAGGCCGCCTACCCAGACCGCCCGACGGAACTGTGCATCGTGTGA
- a CDS encoding RNA methyltransferase: MNPLDNIRVVLVRTIYGGNLGAVCRAMKNMGLSDLVLVNPNPDMDFYDAQKYALHAQDVLENRRQVASVPEAVADCSIVAATTGLKGLYRSHAKTPREWAPRLLESACTGRVALVFGPEHHGLSNEEMQYATLLITIPSSPAYPSLNLAQAVMICAYELFVASGQFQPPREIHPEAPVVMRERMLSLWREMLLTIGFCDEIKIDHMMMAFRRIFGRGYLSEADVNILMGLARQAMWSAKHTPQERRRSKAAAPAEPSS; this comes from the coding sequence GTGAATCCACTCGACAACATACGGGTGGTTCTGGTGCGGACGATCTACGGCGGTAACCTCGGGGCGGTCTGCCGCGCGATGAAAAACATGGGGCTTTCCGACCTCGTACTGGTGAATCCGAACCCGGACATGGACTTTTACGACGCGCAGAAATACGCACTCCATGCCCAAGACGTGTTGGAGAACCGCCGGCAGGTGGCGAGCGTTCCGGAGGCGGTGGCGGACTGCTCAATCGTCGCCGCCACAACTGGACTCAAGGGGCTTTACCGAAGCCACGCGAAGACGCCGCGCGAATGGGCGCCTCGATTATTGGAATCCGCCTGCACTGGTCGGGTTGCGCTCGTTTTTGGGCCCGAGCACCACGGCCTCTCCAATGAAGAGATGCAATACGCCACGCTTCTGATCACGATCCCGAGCTCGCCGGCCTATCCGTCGCTGAACCTCGCGCAGGCGGTGATGATTTGCGCGTATGAACTATTCGTCGCCTCCGGCCAGTTCCAGCCGCCCCGCGAGATCCACCCCGAGGCGCCCGTTGTGATGCGAGAGCGTATGCTCAGCCTTTGGCGGGAGATGCTGCTGACGATCGGCTTCTGCGACGAAATCAAGATCGACCACATGATGATGGCGTTCCGCCGGATTTTCGGTCGGGGGTATTTGAGCGAGGCGGACGTCAACATCCTGATGGGGCTGGCGCGGCAGGCCATGTGGAGCGCGAAGCACACGCCGCAGGAGCGTCGACGCTCCAAGGCGGCAGCCCCAGCGGAGCCGTCGAGCTAG
- a CDS encoding lipoate--protein ligase family protein has translation MEREAHAAGASTLQGGSPSGAVELVQVLWSSRREAAFNLAAEDWWLDHFATAGRALLFYVNGPSIVVGKNQNPWREAATGWARREGIAVRRRVSGGGTVWHDEGNLNFCLVLPRTEYCRDRVLDQTLAALASLEVEAEVAHGNSLFVRGRKISGTAFCYRGNAVMHHGTLLVNADLERLRRALQPALPQVETRAIASRPAPVANLSEYTALHDLTDIARALAIHLAGTETWRTFDPAELDGLCRMAEKHAEQEWIFGATPAFSWIPFVGGPQLHVEKGVVTRVDRADGGSIEPWFPTPFSPADLAAALARHDPAWAASLAEFDW, from the coding sequence GTGGAGCGCGAAGCACACGCCGCAGGAGCGTCGACGCTCCAAGGCGGCAGCCCCAGCGGAGCCGTCGAGCTAGTGCAGGTGCTCTGGTCAAGTCGTCGAGAGGCGGCCTTCAACCTCGCCGCGGAGGATTGGTGGCTGGACCATTTTGCGACCGCGGGGCGCGCCCTTTTGTTCTATGTCAACGGCCCTAGCATCGTCGTGGGGAAAAATCAGAATCCGTGGCGGGAAGCCGCTACCGGCTGGGCCCGGCGCGAGGGCATAGCCGTCAGGCGGCGGGTCTCCGGCGGAGGCACGGTCTGGCACGACGAGGGAAATCTGAATTTCTGCCTCGTGCTGCCGAGGACGGAATATTGTCGGGACCGCGTCTTGGATCAGACCCTCGCCGCTCTCGCCTCCCTCGAGGTGGAGGCTGAAGTGGCTCACGGCAACAGCCTGTTTGTCCGCGGCCGCAAAATTTCTGGAACGGCGTTCTGCTATCGGGGGAACGCCGTAATGCACCACGGAACCCTCTTGGTGAATGCCGATCTGGAGCGGCTCCGCCGTGCGCTCCAGCCTGCCCTGCCGCAGGTCGAAACCCGCGCGATCGCTTCGCGCCCCGCGCCAGTTGCGAATCTCAGCGAATACACCGCACTCCACGACCTCACCGACATTGCGCGAGCGCTCGCCATCCATCTGGCGGGGACGGAAACCTGGAGAACGTTCGACCCGGCCGAATTGGATGGCCTCTGCCGAATGGCCGAAAAACATGCCGAGCAGGAGTGGATCTTCGGCGCAACGCCAGCCTTCTCGTGGATCCCGTTCGTTGGCGGTCCTCAGCTTCATGTCGAGAAAGGAGTGGTCACACGAGTGGATCGAGCTGATGGCGGATCGATCGAGCCGTGGTTTCCCACGCCCTTCTCGCCAGCCGATCTAGCGGCCGCACTTGCGCGGCACGATCCCGCATGGGCTGCCTCGTTGGCGGAATTCGACTGGTAG
- a CDS encoding response regulator → MSKVLIIEDEPMLRKLLERVVQMVGLEPVSVSTGAEGLALASSDNPSLIITDLCLPTPPSNAELVMALRQARPDCPIVVTTGYSIGNLDTRLRALGAVYFLEKPFDLFTARSLIAAALPDSAARSSSSPSSS, encoded by the coding sequence ATGTCCAAGGTTTTGATCATCGAGGACGAACCGATGTTGAGAAAGCTGTTGGAGCGTGTGGTGCAAATGGTCGGGCTCGAGCCCGTTTCGGTCTCGACCGGCGCTGAGGGGCTTGCTCTGGCCTCTTCGGACAATCCATCGCTTATCATTACGGACCTGTGCCTGCCGACGCCTCCTTCAAATGCGGAACTGGTGATGGCTTTGCGGCAGGCCCGGCCGGATTGTCCGATCGTCGTGACGACCGGCTACAGTATTGGCAATTTGGACACGCGGCTCCGTGCGCTTGGGGCTGTCTACTTTCTCGAGAAACCATTCGATTTGTTTACGGCACGTTCGCTGATTGCCGCGGCACTGCCGGATTCTGCCGCTCGAAGCTCGTCGAGCCCGTCCAGCTCGTAA
- a CDS encoding FAD-dependent oxidoreductase, with amino-acid sequence MTARRWRVAIAGAGPAGLFLAEELLQSPHPIEIEFFEQMPEPFGLVRYGVAPDHPHTRRVALHLERILAHPRVRLHTCARVGRDLSLDELRARFDAVAIATGAADDRTLDIPGETLPNVWPSLHFAGWLNGHPKFSGLDIRLDVEEALIVGNGNVALDVARILCRTPAELAQFDLAPRARESMFRNCLRRIRVVGRRGPVQSSFGENELREFGDLAGIDFRIDPIVAMPSAADEAELAAPQSDRQRAVVAALREFASRPRPSEPRIELGFDFLRRPIAFSGSDAVKQATLEICRLDGEPFEQRAIPTGALQRVDAGLVIVSIGHRGRPIPGLPFDEVRGVIPTRNHRVVPGVYAVGWIKRGARGLIGHNRRDAMETARVILDDFENRNCTV; translated from the coding sequence ATGACTGCGCGCAGATGGCGGGTGGCGATTGCCGGTGCTGGACCGGCGGGCTTGTTCCTCGCTGAAGAACTTCTCCAAAGCCCGCACCCTATCGAAATTGAATTCTTTGAACAGATGCCCGAGCCCTTCGGTTTGGTGCGATATGGCGTGGCGCCGGACCACCCGCACACGCGCCGCGTGGCGCTGCACCTTGAGAGAATACTGGCCCATCCCCGGGTGCGACTCCACACGTGCGCCCGCGTGGGGCGGGATCTGTCCCTCGACGAACTCCGGGCCCGATTTGACGCCGTCGCAATCGCGACCGGAGCGGCCGACGACCGAACGCTGGATATCCCCGGAGAAACGTTGCCCAACGTGTGGCCGTCTCTTCATTTTGCGGGATGGCTCAACGGACACCCCAAATTTTCCGGCCTCGACATCCGGCTCGATGTGGAAGAAGCCCTCATAGTTGGAAACGGCAACGTCGCGCTCGACGTCGCCCGAATCCTTTGCCGGACGCCGGCAGAACTCGCCCAGTTTGACCTTGCGCCCCGGGCCAGGGAAAGCATGTTTCGAAATTGCCTGAGGCGTATTCGAGTGGTGGGTCGGCGAGGTCCTGTCCAGTCCTCGTTTGGCGAGAACGAGCTTCGGGAGTTCGGAGACCTCGCCGGGATCGACTTCCGCATCGATCCGATCGTCGCCATGCCGAGCGCGGCGGATGAGGCGGAACTGGCAGCGCCGCAATCAGACCGGCAGCGTGCGGTGGTCGCCGCGCTAAGGGAGTTCGCCTCGCGGCCTCGTCCCTCTGAGCCGAGAATTGAACTGGGATTCGACTTTCTACGGCGCCCCATCGCGTTTTCCGGTTCCGATGCTGTGAAGCAAGCTACGCTCGAGATCTGCCGGCTCGACGGGGAGCCTTTTGAGCAACGCGCGATTCCCACCGGCGCTCTGCAGCGGGTGGACGCGGGGCTGGTGATCGTCTCGATCGGCCATCGGGGGCGCCCGATTCCGGGTCTTCCATTTGATGAAGTCCGTGGGGTCATTCCCACGCGAAATCACCGCGTTGTGCCTGGGGTTTATGCGGTAGGTTGGATCAAGAGAGGCGCGCGCGGCCTGATCGGGCACAACCGACGCGATGCGATGGAGACGGCGCGTGTGATTCTTGACGATTTTGAGAATCGAAATTGCACCGTCTAA
- a CDS encoding SDR family oxidoreductase has product MEKANFRTIVVTGATRGLGLAMAEGFIARGHTVVGCGRDAARISALRARFGAPHRFDVCDVSNADSVRRWADAVLASHGPPDLLVNNAAIMLRPAPLWEIDPAEFARITAININGSAFVIRFFVPAMVAARRGVIVNFSSGWGRSTDAHVAPYCATKWAVEGLTQALAQELPRGIVAVALNPGIIDTDMLRQCWGDDARNYPSPTEWAQRAVPFILGISARDNGRALTVPGVPT; this is encoded by the coding sequence ATGGAGAAAGCAAACTTTCGAACGATTGTTGTTACCGGCGCGACTCGCGGGCTGGGCCTCGCGATGGCCGAAGGGTTCATCGCCCGCGGCCACACGGTAGTCGGATGCGGTCGCGATGCGGCCCGAATCAGCGCTCTCCGCGCCCGATTTGGCGCGCCGCACCGTTTCGACGTCTGCGATGTGTCGAACGCCGACAGCGTGCGCCGGTGGGCGGATGCCGTGCTCGCCTCGCACGGGCCGCCGGATCTCCTGGTGAACAACGCGGCGATTATGCTTCGGCCAGCGCCACTATGGGAGATTGACCCGGCTGAGTTTGCGCGGATCACCGCCATCAACATCAACGGCTCGGCTTTTGTGATCCGCTTTTTCGTGCCGGCGATGGTGGCTGCTCGACGAGGGGTCATCGTCAATTTCAGCTCGGGATGGGGCCGGTCGACCGATGCCCATGTCGCGCCCTACTGTGCGACAAAGTGGGCCGTCGAAGGGCTGACGCAGGCCCTTGCCCAGGAATTGCCGCGCGGCATAGTGGCAGTTGCCCTAAACCCCGGTATCATCGACACCGACATGCTGCGGCAATGCTGGGGCGACGATGCGCGAAACTATCCCTCTCCCACCGAATGGGCTCAGCGAGCGGTCCCGTTCATCCTCGGCATTTCGGCCCGGGACAACGGTCGCGCACTCACCGTGCCGGGCGTCCCGACCTGA
- a CDS encoding PilN domain-containing protein has translation MADVFITGVFVEADAVEWTTLRRRKGQIEVAEHRRLALPTDNDAARQSALGAAIRGMKGPIAVALPTEKALLRAIRLPTIDLAEIRDMAALQVDKFSPFPAEHMAIGQEVVAQDQTSSLVVVAAALNEHVEACAETFRRAARLPRDLDISVFGWWRLLRQEGHLPEDGWALILLAEGPRTELLAIQRGAPIIIRSLGPISAADPASSALEFAEEIAYTVTLLESEWGLPAPERLELWRKTSVPASFVDTLSGALPFRVEPRILDTLPPLSEGIARRALERGPHVLDLAPSAWKAAIASKRLRRNLAVAACVMIAIWLGAVGSVAAALKIRQGRLAAAQAELAEMRAPARAVEQLKEQVRSLERYMDPRYSPLECLREISERLPAGVDLTAFTYKKFGQISLRGEADQSDPIYEFFSQLEKSTLFPSVKPEGITQQQRGGKNRSQFKVTIELPPEAK, from the coding sequence ATGGCTGACGTGTTCATAACCGGTGTGTTCGTCGAGGCGGACGCCGTGGAGTGGACCACCCTCCGGCGCCGTAAAGGGCAGATCGAGGTCGCCGAGCACCGGCGCCTGGCCCTCCCCACGGACAATGATGCGGCGCGCCAATCCGCCCTTGGCGCTGCCATCCGCGGCATGAAAGGCCCGATCGCGGTCGCTCTGCCCACGGAAAAAGCGCTGCTTCGCGCGATCCGCCTTCCCACGATCGACCTCGCGGAAATCCGCGACATGGCGGCCCTGCAGGTGGACAAATTTTCGCCCTTTCCGGCCGAACATATGGCCATCGGCCAGGAGGTTGTAGCGCAAGACCAGACCTCTTCCCTGGTGGTGGTGGCAGCGGCGTTGAACGAGCATGTCGAAGCCTGTGCCGAGACCTTTCGACGCGCAGCCCGCCTGCCGCGAGACTTAGATATATCGGTGTTCGGCTGGTGGCGGTTACTTCGCCAGGAAGGGCACCTCCCCGAAGATGGCTGGGCGCTTATTCTGCTGGCCGAAGGACCGAGAACCGAACTGCTCGCGATCCAACGGGGCGCACCGATTATCATACGATCCCTCGGACCAATCTCGGCGGCGGACCCCGCTTCCAGCGCTTTGGAATTCGCCGAGGAGATCGCCTACACGGTAACGCTGCTGGAATCCGAGTGGGGACTACCCGCTCCGGAACGACTTGAACTCTGGCGCAAAACGTCGGTTCCTGCCTCCTTTGTAGACACGCTTTCCGGCGCGCTCCCGTTCCGCGTGGAGCCTCGCATCCTGGACACCCTGCCGCCGCTCTCCGAAGGCATCGCCCGCCGGGCGCTGGAGAGGGGCCCGCATGTCCTGGATCTGGCGCCGTCCGCGTGGAAGGCGGCAATCGCCTCGAAACGCCTCCGTCGAAATCTCGCGGTAGCCGCGTGCGTCATGATCGCAATCTGGCTCGGGGCGGTCGGGTCGGTTGCCGCCGCGCTGAAAATCCGGCAGGGCCGCCTCGCCGCAGCGCAGGCAGAACTGGCCGAAATGCGCGCGCCGGCGCGCGCGGTGGAACAGCTGAAGGAACAAGTTCGTTCGCTCGAGCGGTACATGGATCCCCGGTATTCGCCGCTCGAATGCCTGCGCGAAATCAGCGAGCGGCTGCCGGCCGGCGTGGACCTCACCGCGTTCACCTACAAAAAGTTCGGGCAAATTTCTCTGCGCGGTGAAGCGGACCAGAGCGACCCGATCTATGAATTTTTCTCACAGCTTGAGAAATCCACATTGTTTCCCTCTGTGAAGCCCGAGGGCATCACGCAGCAGCAACGCGGCGGCAAGAACCGCTCGCAGTTCAAAGTGACCATCGAACTGCCGCCGGAGGCCAAATGA
- the gspM gene encoding type II secretion system protein GspM, which yields MTLSPREMVLAVVTGLVALAAGTWYFGAPALESLSEARDQLRKTQDEIRLARRLIEQRPEWESRYTALRARIPQYAATDPVTADMLRTLKRLADESGVSISRMEPDRERTTGDLSEVAIDCSWESELEPLVRFLYAVQTHPAMLDVRQLTVTPAQGSAGRMRGNVTIHFAFSRGAAAATR from the coding sequence ATGACCCTTTCCCCCCGCGAGATGGTGCTGGCCGTGGTAACAGGCCTTGTCGCGCTCGCAGCCGGCACGTGGTATTTCGGCGCGCCCGCCCTCGAGTCGCTGAGCGAGGCGCGCGACCAGCTCCGCAAAACGCAGGACGAGATCCGTCTGGCCCGCCGGCTGATCGAGCAGCGCCCCGAGTGGGAGTCGCGCTACACTGCATTGCGCGCGCGGATCCCCCAATACGCGGCAACCGATCCGGTGACCGCCGACATGCTGCGCACCCTCAAGCGCCTGGCGGACGAATCTGGCGTCTCGATATCGCGCATGGAGCCCGACCGCGAGAGGACCACCGGCGATCTTTCGGAGGTGGCGATCGACTGCAGTTGGGAGAGCGAGCTGGAGCCGCTGGTCCGTTTTCTCTATGCGGTCCAAACCCACCCTGCTATGCTCGATGTCCGGCAATTGACGGTGACGCCCGCGCAAGGCAGCGCGGGCCGCATGAGAGGCAATGTGACGATACATTTCGCATTCAGCCGCGGGGCTGCCGCGGCTACCCGGTGA
- the gspD gene encoding type II secretion system secretin GspD, with translation MIRPLRSRWARRCYTGLVIWIAAGLLPPVIRPIPVLAQPPPPPAGTAAGNDRLILLNFRDSPLDQVLDFVAENLLNRTIIKSPGLNASITLKSQSRLTVREALEAIEAVLAMNNISLVPMGEKFVKVVQTTAARQEGMPLNIALPDTKFPENDKLVSQVITLRHVEINEVTPIIQSLIHGYGKIQPLERANSLLVTDTAMNLARIMEILELIDQPVESKVETRIYTIRFAKASEIAARLNDLIADSQAKEEKPRVDTANIQVPPAIAALRPPKPEGEQAAAAAAAAAERGVITGKVRIIADERTNILFIISRPENFVFFDRIVEVLDRPIDPAIAVRVVALEYAKAEEIAGILNEFIGAAAAEKGAGPPAGVQPPTGEAADARGQALREFIQQRVEERAAREAAEEGSPGTFGRLSPNTKILADKRTNSLLLMGRKSDLDALLEVIDSLDIMLAQVLIEAVILEINLGKDIQSGVDWLQRSVTAYQDISRGPRGGLSTRLPVYSFGGGSVMSGGSGFRAGNSLLTQADGNAALSSGTLTYYLTFFDLNIDAIIRLAASSRDARILSTPVVLTTDNTEAKINIGEERPVVTSTSTTETGTQTQNYQYRNIGIDLSVTPRINPQRYVVMEISQKADNVGGFELINGNRVPVITKREINAQIAVQSRNTIVLGGLVSTDKTRSRTKVPLLGDIPLLGALFRSDSREEARTELLVLITPYVLMTPEEARQETVRLHKGSHSSKVRWHRDWSDSELPRLTAAQTDQILRDRQTVVTPGLVRDLFGRELSETPAHSPSDNKLKPAPDITLSPEPAAAPDTDKNNGAGNAGPEDGQPNPDL, from the coding sequence ATGATTCGACCCCTTCGATCACGCTGGGCGCGCCGGTGCTATACCGGGCTGGTCATCTGGATCGCCGCTGGCTTGTTGCCGCCGGTCATTCGCCCAATCCCCGTGCTCGCCCAGCCGCCTCCGCCGCCGGCCGGGACAGCCGCGGGCAACGACCGGTTGATTCTGCTCAATTTCCGAGACTCCCCGCTCGACCAGGTGCTCGACTTCGTCGCGGAAAACCTTCTCAACCGCACCATCATCAAATCGCCCGGTCTCAACGCTTCCATCACGCTCAAGAGCCAGTCGCGCCTCACCGTGCGGGAGGCGCTCGAGGCAATCGAAGCCGTGCTGGCCATGAACAATATCTCCCTCGTGCCTATGGGCGAAAAATTCGTGAAGGTGGTACAGACCACCGCCGCCCGCCAGGAGGGAATGCCGCTCAATATCGCGCTGCCCGACACGAAGTTCCCCGAGAATGACAAGCTGGTCAGCCAGGTCATCACTCTCCGGCACGTCGAAATCAACGAGGTCACACCCATCATCCAGAGCCTCATCCACGGCTACGGCAAAATTCAGCCCCTGGAGCGCGCCAACAGCCTGCTGGTGACCGACACGGCGATGAATTTGGCGCGGATCATGGAAATCCTCGAGCTGATCGACCAGCCCGTGGAGTCCAAGGTCGAAACCCGCATTTACACCATCCGATTCGCGAAGGCCTCTGAAATCGCAGCGCGGTTGAACGACCTCATCGCGGATTCCCAGGCGAAGGAGGAAAAGCCGCGTGTGGACACGGCCAACATTCAGGTCCCGCCTGCCATCGCGGCCCTGCGCCCGCCGAAACCGGAGGGAGAACAGGCCGCTGCGGCCGCCGCGGCGGCCGCCGAACGCGGTGTAATCACCGGCAAAGTCCGCATCATCGCCGACGAGCGGACGAACATCCTTTTCATCATCTCGCGGCCGGAAAATTTCGTGTTTTTCGACCGCATCGTGGAAGTGCTCGACCGGCCGATCGATCCGGCCATCGCCGTCCGCGTCGTCGCGCTCGAATACGCCAAGGCCGAGGAAATCGCGGGCATCCTCAATGAATTCATTGGCGCGGCCGCGGCGGAGAAGGGCGCCGGCCCCCCAGCCGGCGTTCAGCCGCCGACCGGCGAAGCCGCCGATGCCCGCGGCCAGGCGCTCCGCGAATTCATCCAGCAACGGGTGGAAGAGCGCGCCGCTCGCGAGGCGGCCGAGGAAGGCTCGCCCGGCACATTTGGCCGCCTCTCGCCCAACACAAAAATCCTCGCGGATAAACGAACCAATTCGCTCCTGCTCATGGGGCGGAAGAGTGACCTCGATGCTCTGCTCGAGGTGATCGACAGCCTCGACATCATGCTCGCCCAGGTCCTGATCGAGGCGGTCATTCTCGAAATCAACTTGGGCAAGGATATTCAGTCCGGTGTCGACTGGCTCCAGCGCTCGGTCACCGCCTATCAGGACATCTCCCGCGGACCACGCGGAGGTTTGTCCACACGGCTGCCGGTTTACTCATTCGGAGGCGGTTCCGTCATGAGCGGCGGCTCCGGTTTCCGCGCCGGAAACAGCCTCCTAACCCAAGCGGACGGCAACGCGGCCCTCTCGTCCGGCACCCTCACTTATTATCTTACCTTCTTCGATCTCAACATCGACGCGATCATTCGCCTTGCCGCCAGTTCGCGCGACGCCCGAATCCTCTCAACCCCCGTGGTGCTCACCACCGACAACACGGAGGCCAAGATCAATATCGGCGAGGAGCGGCCGGTCGTCACATCCACCAGTACGACGGAAACCGGCACGCAAACGCAGAACTACCAATACCGCAACATCGGCATCGACCTGTCGGTTACTCCGCGGATCAATCCGCAGCGCTACGTCGTGATGGAAATCTCGCAAAAGGCAGACAATGTCGGCGGGTTTGAACTGATCAATGGCAACCGGGTCCCGGTGATCACCAAGCGCGAAATCAATGCGCAGATCGCCGTGCAGAGCCGAAACACGATCGTGCTGGGCGGCCTGGTCAGCACGGACAAGACGCGATCCCGAACCAAGGTCCCCCTGCTGGGCGACATTCCGCTGCTGGGCGCTCTATTTCGCTCCGATTCACGGGAGGAAGCCCGAACCGAGCTGCTCGTTCTTATCACGCCGTATGTGCTCATGACGCCTGAAGAGGCGCGCCAGGAGACCGTCCGCCTACACAAGGGATCTCATTCATCCAAGGTTCGCTGGCACCGCGACTGGTCGGACAGTGAGCTCCCGCGACTAACAGCCGCACAAACGGACCAGATTTTGCGCGATCGCCAGACCGTGGT